In Salmo salar chromosome ssa15, Ssal_v3.1, whole genome shotgun sequence, one genomic interval encodes:
- the zgc:136971 gene encoding acylamino-acid-releasing enzyme isoform X2: MEFLARMEPDAISTLYREYSGYPTPISAFVTANDYMALLNGTSFTLCTEWSQTETVRGARLHYAQQWTLIQNYSKETDIDIQPPSPCSLLHSEFLSSYSLSGDLKAVVRVTSGQVVVQQFLEVWSNSCLKKILDLTALNKHGRVYEDAQFGCLAWSTCESRLLYVAEGKRSIGESYASASSPSAGEPRAGPSEGPSEKDKSVYWEDWGEGLTSKSVPVLCVADVAKGTVTVLQGVPSHVSPGQGLWAHDGESVFFVGWWHEPFRLGLRFCSNRRSALFCLDLEGNCECLSGDTSSVSSPRLSPDGRYLVYLEGQVFGPHSQCLSMQQYDLETRKISVLVDVVNRPKKDEFAGLYEALPPRCWASDSQRVVFSSARRNWRDLFVVDRTTRRVTRMSDSEKFGSWKLLTIQNDLMVVHCSHLNEAPRLVIQYCGHSYIALGIQVTPIQRSGHSGYPYTEVWAFRLPLYRGLGIQVTPIQRSGHSGYPYTEVWAFRLPLYRGLGIQVTPIQRSGHSGYPYTEVWAFRLPLYRGLGIQVTPIQRSGHSGYPYTEVWAFRLPLYRGLGIQVTPIQRSGHSGYPYTEVWAFRLPLYRGLGIQVTPIQRSGHSG, from the exons ATGGAGTTCCTG GCACGAATGGAACCCGACGCTATCAGCACTTTGTATCGCGAATATAGTGGGTATCCCACCCCTATTTCTGCCTTCGTGACGGCGAATGACTACATGGCACTATTAAACGGCACGAGTTTCACTTTATGTACAG AGTGGAGTCAGACTGAGACGGTCCGGGGAGCCAGACTGCACTATGCCCAGCAGTGGACGCTGATTCAAAACTACAGTAAAGAGACCGACATAGACATCCAACCACCAAGCCCCTGCAGCCTTTTACACAGCGA ATTTCTGAGTTCCTATTCCCTGTCTGGAGATCTGAAGGCGGTTGTCAGGGTAACCAGCGGTCAGGTTGTAGTACAACAGTTCCTGGAG GTATGGAGCAACAGCTGTTTAAAAAAGATCCTCGATCTCACAGCTCTCAACAAACATGGGAGAGTGTATGAGGATG CTCAGTTTGGCTGCCTGGCCTGGTCTACATGTGAGAGCAGGCTGCTGTATGTTGCTGAGGGGAAAAGGTCTATAGGAGAGTCATACGCTTCAGCCTCCAGCCCATCAGCTGGAGAGCCAAGAGCAGGGCCCTCGGAAGGCCCTTCTGAGAAG GATAAGAGTGTGTACTGGGAGGACTGGGGGGAAGGCTTGACCAGTAAAAGTGTCCCAGTGCTGTGTGTGGCCGACGTGGCCAAGGGCACAGTAACAGTGCTGCAGGGTGTCCCGTCACACGTGTCCCCAGGCCAG GGTCTCTGGGCCCATGATGGCGAGTCTGTGTTTTTTGTGGGCTGGTGGCATGAGCCCTTCAGACTGGGCCTGAGGTTCTGCTCCAATAGGAG GTCAGCTCTGTTTTGTCTGGACCTGGAAGGAAACTGTG AGTGTCTGTCTGGGGACACCAGCTCAGTCTCGTCCCCCCGTCTGAGCCCTGATGGACGCTACCTGGTGTACCTGGAGGGACAGGTGTTTGGCCCCCACAGCCAGTGTCTCAGCATGCAGCAG TATGACCTGGAGACAAGGAAGATCTCGGTGCTGGTGGACGTAGTCAATAGGCCAAAGAAAG ATGAGTTTGCTGGGCTGTATGAGGCTCTGCCACCTCGATGCTGGGCGTCAGACAGCCAGAGAGTGGTCTTCAGTAGTGCCCGGAGGAACTGGCGG gACCTCTTTGTAGTGGACAGGACCACTAGGAGAGTAACCCGCATGTctgact ctGAGAAATTTGGGAGCTGGAAGCTGCTCACCATCCAGAATGACCTCATGGTGGTCCACTGTTCCCATCTGAACGAGGCCCCACGCCTGGTAATACAGTATTGTGGTCATTCATATATCGCTCTGGGCATTCAG GTTACCCCTATACAGAGGTCTGGGCATTCAGGTTACCCCTATACAGAGGTCTGGGCATTCAGGTTACCCCTATACAGAGGTCTGGGCATTCAGGTTACCCCTATACAGAGGTCTGGGCATTCAGGTTACCCCTATACAGAGGTCTGGGCATTCAGGTTACCCCTATACAGAGGTCTGGGCATTCAGGTTACCCCTATACAGAGGTCTGGGCATTCAGGTTACCCCTATACAGAGGTCTGGGCATTCAGGTTACCCCTATACAGAGGTCTGGGCATTCAGGTTACCCCTATACAGAGGTCTGGGCATTCAGGTTACCCCTATACAGAGGTCTGGGCATTCAGGTTAC